A genomic window from Silene latifolia isolate original U9 population chromosome Y, ASM4854445v1, whole genome shotgun sequence includes:
- the LOC141631008 gene encoding uncharacterized protein LOC141631008 encodes MLDVLKALKINEHQITKKTSVLVGFRGKTRNTLGEIYVPTYAKGVASYERFGVLDCRSSYNAILGRPWIRNVKAISSTYHKCVNIPTEWGIATIKGEQKSTQECYTEVLKPSKVAKKVKITPECNTIINEEVDKLLDMSMISGVMYPEWLANVVVLPKNNGIWRVCVDYTDLNKACPKDLLPLPHTDAMVDATAGHEMLTFMDVSSGFNQIETHPADQENTAFITEGGRVAALKKFISRSSEKCKLFYNLLRKNKQFQWNPEHEVAFQDLKSYLSSPPLLAKPDKGKPLVVYLSVTETVANGVLVKETEGQQHHVYYASKSLLDAEMSATIEPDLIKEVSRLDTHKSDQKLVLYTDGATNMRGTGLGLVLKSPRGI; translated from the exons ATGCTAGATGTCCTAAAAGCATTGAAAATCAATGAACACCAGATTACAAAGAAAACAAGCGTTCTGGTAGGATTCAGGGGTAAAACCAGGAATACCCTTGGAGAGATCTACGTACCAACATATGCCAAAGGGGTAGCAtcctatgaaagatttggagtcctggattgccGGTCTTCCTACAATGCAATTCTTGGCAGGCCTTGGATCCGCAATGTAAAAGCCATTTCCTCAACATATCATAAGTGTGTCAACATTCCAACAGAGTGGGGGATAGCAACAATCAAAGGTGAACAGAAATCCACTCAGGAGTGCTACACTGAGGTTTTAAAACCTTCCAAGGTAG CAAAAAAGGTGAAAATTACCCCTGAATGCAACACAATCATCaatgaagaggtggacaaacttcTAGACATGAGCATGATCAGCGGAGTCATGTACCCTGAATGGTTGGCAAATGTGGTGGTATTACCGAAAAATAATGGCATATGGAgggtctgtgtagactacaccgacctaaacaaagcctgcccaaaagatctaCTTCCATTGCCACATactgatgccatggtagacgcaacagcAGGGCATGAAATGTTGACTTTCATGGACGtttccagtggattcaaccaaatcgaAACGCATCCAGCTGACCAGGAGAACACTGCATTCATCACTGAAGGAG GGAGAGTTGCAGCCCTAAAAAAATTCATTTCCAGGTCCTCTGAAAAGTGCAAGTTATTTTACAATCTACTCAGGAAGAACAAGCAATTCCAGTGGAACCCAGAACATGAGGTAGCCTTCCAAGATCTAAAATCTTACCTCTCCTCTCCACCTTTACTGGCCAAGCCGGACAAAGGAAAACCCCTGGTAGTATACCTGTCAGTCACTGAGACAGTAGCCAACGGAGTCCTGGTAAAGGAAACTGAAGGACAACAACACCATGTTTACTATGCAAGTAAAAGTCTCTTggatgctgaaatgag TGCCACCATAGAGCCTGACCTGATCAAAGAAGTAAGCAGACTGGACACTCATAAATCAGACCAGAAATTGGTCCTGTACACTGATGGTGCCACAAACATGAGGGGAACTGGTCTAGGATTAGTACTTAAATCGCCAAGGGGGATATAA